From one Planococcus citri chromosome 3, ihPlaCitr1.1, whole genome shotgun sequence genomic stretch:
- the LOC135839374 gene encoding uncharacterized protein LOC135839374 translates to MKTVLDRHEKINEKLVGSDWYLKLINSFRVNINKYDPLRAGSYIDLPKTLKDKKAIINVKNNDNECFKWSLLACLYPAKDNPQEIIKYKAYEKTFDKALKDIEFPIKIKDIEKFENKVNELKLVEGGLSINVYHHDDRCKIYPLHITKEEKTKHVDLLYLCEESNDRNTHYCWIKDLTKLIKSQLTKNTQKIHFLCKRCLCHFYSEVKYLEHRESCKVHDPVAVKLPLKSDNICEFTNYNRSMKIPFTIIADFECILRKLEKTKEEEEAKTQKIQEHIPISCVYYILYENGEISENMFEYFGSNTPQVLCEKLSEDAVRIANEYIYNCKKMKKLTNIQKCEYREATICHICERNLSDFPPMMEKNINKLRKEIEITSNILKYHDDQTLTDRLQKLEIDLKEKLDDEEKNKKKVQDHDHITGEYRGTAHSLCNLNYNVPKFIPVLFHNFSGYDSHLLVREFAGTTDDLKLIPNNEESYISFSKVVKFQCYSGEEGKIELRFLDSYKFLSEPLSKLTKNLEMCHFKNLKRWFHKTVPSGNDSLFNLLTEKLAYPYDYMDSLEKYDEEELPSRENFYNSLNDEHVDEDEFLRAQKIWEQFNIKNLKEFTMLYNKIDVLLLADVIENFRKTALEIYKLDPLWYYTTPGFAWDCMLKTTKQKLELLTDVDMLYMFENAKRGGISQCSNRYEKANHKYMGEKFDKNKESTFIQYLDANNLYGWAMSKHLPYGGFWWANPNDFTYSRILKMKDNQNKGYLFEVDLSYPETLHDYHSDLPYCAENIIDENRLPKLFTTLYDKKKYVLHYLNLRQALEAGLKLEKIHRVIQFNQSDWMKVYIDKNTKHRQNAKNEFEKDFFKLMNNSVFGRTMMNVRNHVDIKLISEGKKYTKYVSKPNFVKSTFFAEDLAAVHMKKTHINFNQPIYVGVSILDISKTLMYDFYYRLKREYKNDVKLLYTDTDSLILSIKTPDFYSDMKGMIDEFDTSDYPENNIYGIPQVNKKVIGKFKDEMKGKSIEEFIGLASKLYSIKVFEEDEKKRAKGVKKHVIKNQITHNDYKECLEKKITKSFKQKIIQSKNHNIYTFEQDKRGLSPFDDKRCIFDNETLPWGHYKLEVERQNFITHLKTLSSLI, encoded by the coding sequence ATGAAGACTGTACTTGAtagacatgaaaaaataaatgaaaaattagtggGTAGTGATTGGTATTTAAAGTTAATCAATAGTTTTAGagtaaatataaacaaatatGATCCACTTAGAGCAGGTTCCTATATTGATCTTCCAAAAACTTTAAAAGATAAGAAAGCAAtcataaatgttaaaaataatgataatgaatGCTTTAAATGGTCACTTTTAGCATGTTTATATCCTGCAAAAGATAATCCACAAGAAATAATAAAGTACAAAGCatatgagaaaacttttgataaagctttgaaagatattgaattcccaattaaaattaaagacattgaaaaatttgaaaataaagtgaatgaattgaaattggtaGAAGGTGGATTATCTATTAATGTTTATCATCATGATGATCGTTGTAAAATTTATCCCTTACACATTACCaaagaagagaaaacaaaacatgttgatttattgtatttatgtgAAGAGAGTAATGATAGAAATACTCACTACTGTTGGATTAAGGATctaacaaaattgattaaaagtcaattaaccaaaaacactcaaaaaatacattttttgtgcaaaaggtgtctttgtcatttttacagtgAAGTTAAATATTTAGAACATAGAGAAAGCTGTAAAGTACATGATCCAGTTGCAGTAAAACTTCCTCTTAAAAGTGATAACATTTGTGAATTTACAAACTATAATCGATCAATGAAAATTCCTTTCACAATAATAGCTGATTTTGAGTGTATacttagaaaacttgaaaaaactaaagaagaggaagaagctaaaacgcaaaaaattcaagagcacATACCAATTAGTTgtgtttattacattttatatgagaatggagaaatatcagagaacatgtttgaatattttggaagtaaTACCCCTCAagtattgtgtgaaaaattatcagaagatgCAGTACGTATTGCTAATGAATACatatataattgtaaaaaaatgaagaaactgaccaatatacaaaaatgtgaatatagAGAGGCAACAATATGTCATATTTGTGAAagaaatttgagtgattttccacctatgatggaaaaaaatattaataaattgagaaaagaaatagaaattacttcaaatattttaaagtacCATGATGATCAAACACTGACTGATAGACTACAGAAATTAGAAATagatttgaaagagaaattagatgatgaagagaaaaataaaaagaaagttcagGATCATGACCATATAACAGGTGAATATAGAGGTACAGCTCATAGTCTTTGCAACTTGAATTACAATGTACCTAAATTCATACCAGTCTTGTTTCACAACTTTTCTGGGTATGATTCCCACTTATTAGTAAGAGAATTTGCTGGAACTACAGATGATTTAAAACTGATTCCAAATAATGAGGAATCTTACATCAGcttctcaaaagttgtaaagtttcAATGCTATTCAGGAGAAGAGGGTAAAATAGAACTTAGATTTTTAGATTCGTACAAATTTCTATCTGAACCACTTTCTAAATTgactaaaaacttggaaatgtgtcatttcaaaaatttgaagagatGGTTTCATAAGACAGTACCATCTGGAAAtgattcattgttcaatttgttgactgaaaaattggcttaCCCTTATGATTATATGGattcattagaaaaatatgatgagGAAGAGTTACCATCTAGAGAGAATTTCTACAACTCCTTGAATGATGAACATGTagatgaagatgaatttttacgtgctcaaaaaatttgggaacagtttaacattaaaaatctaaaagagtTTACAATGttgtacaataaaattgatgtacTCTTGCTAGCagatgtgattgaaaattttagaaaaactgcacttgaaatttacaagttAGATCCACTTTGGTATTATACTACCCCCGGATTTGCTTGGGATTGcatgttgaaaacaacaaaacaaaaattggaattgttAACTGATGTAGACATGTTGTACATGTTTGAAAATGCCAAGCGTGGTGGAATTTCACAATGTTCAAATAGATATGAAAAAGCCAATCATAAGTAcatgggtgaaaaatttgataaaaataaagaatcaacaTTCATTCAGTACTTGGATGCAAATAATTTATATGGGTGGGCTATGAGTAAACATTTACCATATGGAGGGTTTTGGTGGGCAAATCCAAACGATTTTACttacagtagaattttgaaaatgaaagataaCCAAAACAAAGGATATctgtttgaagttgatttaagcTATCCAGAAACATTACATGATTATCATTCTGATCTACCTTATTGTgcagaaaatattattgatgaaaatagacttcctaaattattcacaacattatatgataagaagaaatatgttttacattatttgaatcTTAGACAGGCTCTTGAAGCaggtttgaaattggaaaaaattcacagagttattcaattcaaccaatcagattggatgaaagtatatattgataaaaatacaaagcatagacaaaatgcaaaaaatgaatttgaaaaagacttttttaaattgatgaataactCGGTGTTTGGTAGAACAATGATGAATGTGCGAAATCATGTggatataaaattgattagtgaaggtaaaaaatatacaaagtatgtttcaaaaccaaattttgtaaaatcaacattttttgcagaagatcTTGCAGctgttcacatgaaaaaaactcacatcaatttcaatcaaccaatttatgtgggtgtttctattttagatatttcaaaaacattgatgtATGATTTCTATTATAGGTTGAAGagagaatataaaaatgatgttaaacttttgtatactgatacagactcattaattttgtcaataaaaacgCCAGACTTTTACAGTGATATGAAAGGaatgattgatgaatttgacaCATCAGACTATCCTGAGAATAATATATATGGTATTCCTCAagttaataaaaaagttattggtaaattcaaagatgaaatgaaaggaaaaagtaTTGAAGAATTCATAGGGTTAGCTTCTAAATTGTACTCCATCAAAGTatttgaagaagatgaaaagaaaagagcaaaaggagtgaagaaacatgtaatcaaaaatcaaatcacccataatgattataaagaatgcttagagaagaaaataacaaagagtttcaagcagaaaattatacaaagtaaaaatcataatatttacacatttgaacaagataaaagaggtttatctccatttgatgacaagaGATGTATATTTGACAATGAAACTTTACCTTGGGGACATTATAAACTAGAAGTAGAAAGACAGAATTTTAtcacacatttgaaaactctctcttcactaatataa